From the Clarias gariepinus isolate MV-2021 ecotype Netherlands chromosome 3, CGAR_prim_01v2, whole genome shotgun sequence genome, one window contains:
- the kat14 gene encoding cysteine-rich protein 2-binding protein, with product MEGLEKRGMMGQDEEAMCMSASDGLEEGEVEGETLLIVESEDQASVDLSHDQSGDSLTSDPGEDTEGTWTEDLAFYCEKCRKWIPAAQLHGEQPSYLKGDNFFKFICSDCSDDGKESFERMRLTWQQVVMLAMYNLSLEGTGRQGYFRWKEDICAFISRHWTFLLGSRKKTSTWWSTVAGCLSVGSPTFFRSGAQEFGEPGWWKLVQNRPPILRPEGDKTSSSSLKAKATSKPPPDPTITVEGLRKRGARSAVESAMRLKEKRSRTQEAKEIRRAQREAASSVPLRPPGRSFALERGEVVDFASLSSSDRTSPSPSPSPDFSAPGTPASHSATPSLLSEADLVPDAMPPQALFHDDEELDGDSAIDPGMEYAPTPRGAVGTVFARKKQELIKQEPESEDEAEDGRDEARKEKSERRKDKGEIGPAPTPRYAPLSLYEERMLLRKLEACPQALAVTPQANRLRRKLIIRQAKRERGLPLLDADQAVNAALSLVGGVYGAQVSTVSEAAKYRTNSQDLRILDRFQVTSSNRKGFCYSNVSFWHRLMGSDSCMEQEIKSPYTSRTLKPYIRRDYETRPLKMRLLAEIRAYPHRDDPSWVPEPESPIDYCYVRPNHIPSVNSMCHDMFWPGVDLSECLQYPDFSVVVLYKKVVIGFGFMVPDVKYNEAYISFLLVHPEWRRAGIATFMIYHLIQTCMGKDVTLHVSASNPAMLLYQKFGFKAEEYILDFYDKYYPVDSKECRHAFFLRLRR from the exons ATGGAGGGGCTGGAGAAGCGTGGCATGATGGGACAGGACGAAGAGGCGATGTGCATGTCAGCCTCTGACGGCCTGGAGGAGGGCGAGGTGGAGGGCGAGACTCTGCTCATCGTGGAATCGGAGGACCAGGCATCCGTCGATCTCTCACACGACCAGAGCGGAGACTCACTCACTAGCGACCCGGGCGAGGACACCGAGGGCACCTGGACCGAGGACCTGGCCTTCTACTGCGAGAAGTGCCGCAAGTGGATCCCTGCTG CCCAGCTTCATGGCGAGCAGCCCAGCTACCTGAAAGGTGACAACTTCTTCAAGTTCATCTGCTCGGACTGTTCCGACGACGGCAAGGAGAGCTTCGAAAGGATGCGCCTCACCTGGCAGCAG gtGGTGATGCTCGCCATGTATAACCTATCTTTGGAGGGTACGGGTCGGCAAGGGTACTTCCGCTGGAAGGAGGATATCTGCGCTTTCATCAGTCGACACTGGACGTTTCTGCTTGGCAGCAG GAAGAAGACGTCGACGTGGTGGAGCACGGTGGCGGGCTGTTTGTCCGTAGGCAGCCCAACGTTCTTCCGTTCAGGAGCGCAGGAGTTTGGTGAGCCCGGCTGGTGGAAGCTGGTCCAGAACCGACCTCCGATCCTCAGACCAGAGGGAGACAAGACCTCCAGTTCATCCCTCAAGGCCAAAG CCACATCGAAGCCCCCACCAGACCCCACCATTACAGTGGAGGGGCTGCGAAAGCGCGGAGCCCGCAGCGCGGTGGAGAGCGCCATGCGGCTGAAGGAGAAGCGTTCACGCACGCAGGAGGCCAAGGAAATCAGGCGCGCTCAGAGAGAGGCTGCCTCGTCCGTGCCGCTCAGGCCGCCCGGGCGCTCCTTCGCACTGGAGAGGGGCGAGGTGGTGGACTTCGCCTCGCTGAGCTCCTCAGACCGGACGTCGCCGTCACCATCACCCTCGCCTGATTTCTCCGCCCCTGGTACTCCTGCCTCGCACTCGGCCACGCCCAGCCTGCTCTCGGAGGCGGACCTCGTACCAGATGCCATGCCCCCTCAGGCGCTCTTTCATG ACGATGAAGAGCTGGATGGAGACAGCGCGATCGACCCCGGGATGGAGTACGCGCCCACGCCCAGGGGTGCCGTAGGTACGGTCTTCGCGCGCAAAAAGCAGGAGCTCATCAAGCAAGAGCCCGAGAGCGAGGACGAAGCAGAGGACGGAAGGGACGAAGCCAGAAAGGAGAAAAGCGAGCGAAGGAAAGACAAAGGTGAAATTGGCCCTGCGCCCACACCGCGCTACGCACCCCTCAGCCTGTACGAGGAGCGCATGCTGCTGCGCAAGCTGGAGGCGTGTCCCCAAGCGCTGGCCGTGACTCCGCAGGCCAACCGGCTCCGCCGCAAACTTATCATACGCCAGGCGAAGCGCGAGCGCGGGCTCCCCCTGCTGGACGCCGACCAGGCCGTCAATGCCGCCCTCAGCTTGGTCGGGGGTGTTTACGGAGCGCAGGTATCCACGGTCAGCGAGGCGGCTAAGTACAGAACCAACAGCCAGGACCTGCGCATACTGGACCGCTTTCAG GTCACGTCATCGAACAGGAAAGGTTTCTGTTACTCCAATGTCTCGTTCTGGCACAGACTCATGGGCTCGGATTCCTGCATGGAGCAAGAAATTAAGAGCCCTTACACGTCTAGAACGCTTAAACCCTATATAAG GAGAGACTACGAGACGAGGCCGCTGAAGATGAGACTGTTGGCCGAGATCCGCGCGTATCCGCACCGGGACGACCCGTCCTGGGTTCCAGAGCCTGAATCACCCATAGACTACTGCTACGTCCGACCAAACCACATCCCGTCTGTCAACTCCATGTGTCATGATATGTTTTGGCCCG GCGTGGACCTGTCCGAGTGCCTGCAGTACCCAGACTTCAGCGTGGTCGTGCTCTATAAGAAAGTGGTGATCGGCTTCGGCTTCATGGTGCCGGATGTCAAATACAACGAAGCCTACATCTCCTTCCTGCTGGTGCATCCTGAGTGGAGGAGAGCCGGGATCGCCACCTTCATGATTTACCATCTGATTCAA ACATGCATGGGCAAAGACGTCACCCTTCATGTTTCCGCCAGCAACCCGGCCATGCTGCTGTACCAGAAGTTCGGCTTTAAGGCTGAGGAATACATCTTGGACTTCTACGATAAATATTATCCGGTGGACAGTAAAGAGTGCCGGCACGCCTTCTTTCTGCGGCTGAGGCGCTGA
- the dzank1 gene encoding double zinc ribbon and ankyrin repeat-containing protein 1: MTAGSIVAPFIIPIRIPTPGKAKHEIDTNTPIELKSDTPDVSIFYTLDGTKPEVPRRPRLGQSSTMRYTVPIRLPSGKVHVRAMAVTSDGRQSAVVTKVFVVDFVPSELEEALEETQEYSTQSLEQTDTLPVFPTEKQIPDISENGTRRTRKVPRFLSQRLQSAPVAPPAKLQQNSSEEGSLLKNLNSTQISRLQRETDFLRCFKCLSHRPSDPFARFCLNCGAPVPPIPGQRLPPTEGGQMILCVQCKSLVPANTSSCVVCEAPISPQLQPQASLRLKDKLICPSCGTGNPAHLTYCVTCETKLSHADSPVLSGQRAPPLPSSEGKMVPCSKCNRVNHSDARFCDWCGAKPGHKAKYLTCSQCGASNHPYANFCGSCGVFLEGPPRASTSSTRLSARDSTLEPEQSSSTCQAPAAGVTGCVDAQTQTTGLFYPSSAELQKRSQQREAELSRQGQMSDRKPLLTAISPGRGFWRKQLDHICAHLRSYTQNNSEFRALIGEPRMGRLISAVIEEDSYEVSLRVNFILASPDRPGASPSADLNRSLNEKLNLSDVTEGRTKLTTSQTSLNALSETTTSGLSARNRKKSSTLATAERQPDFKDSLLLREVGPEGRGRIAVVEQLLDEGANPSCLDSGERPPLVAAVLNGHHDVIPMLVQKGADVDQLSGPLNNSALHEAAALGTEGLRSAEILLGCNASLRILNNVGQTPYNMAEASGCSSMLSLLAAHTGKGGINTRSSSGLDTFS, encoded by the exons ATGACTGCAGGTTCCATCGTGGCTCCATTCATAATTCCTATTCGGATTCCAACCCCTGGAAAAGCCAAGCATGAGATAGACACCAACACACCCATTGAGCTTAAGTCAG ACACCCCTGATGTGAGTATTTTCTACACTCTGGACGGCACTAAACCGGAGGTGCCACGAAGGCCAAGGCTTGGACAAAGCAGCACAATGAGATACACCGTGCCCATTCGCTTACCCAGCGGCAAAGTGCACGTCAGGGCCATGGCAGTGACCAG TGATGGAAGACAGAGTGCCGTTGTTACAAAGGTCTTCGTCGTGGATTTCGTGCCCTCCGAGCTAGAAGAAGCATTAGAGGAGACTCAAGAGTACTCTACACAGAGTTTGGAGCAAACTGACACTTTACCAGTTTTTCCAACTGAAAAGCAAATCCCAG ACATTTCTGAAAACGGTACACGACGAACACGGAAAGTCCCTCGTTTTCTGTCCCAGCGCTTACAAAGTGCACCTGTAGCCCCGCCCGCAAAACTCCAACAG AATTCGAGTGAGGAGGGCAGTCTGCTCAAAAACCTAAACAGCACGCAGATATCCCGCCTCCAGAGAGAAACAGACTTTCTCag GTGCTTTAAATGTTTGAGCCATCGGCCCTCGGACCCCTTCGCAAGATTCTGCCTAAACTGTGGTGCCCCAGTGCCTCCAATCCCAGGACAGAGGCTGCCCCCTACTGAGGGGGGTCAG ATGATCCTTTGTGTCCAGTGTAAGAGCCTGGTGCCGGCGAACACGTCCTCGTGCGTGGTGTGTGAGGCTCCGATTTCCCCACAGCTTCAACCGCAGGCCAGCCTGAGGCTGAAG GACAAACTGATCTGTCCGTCATGTGGAACAGGAAATCCCGCTCACCTCACTTACTGTGTGACATGTGAGACCAAATTGTCTCATGCCGATAGT CCTGTGCTGAGCGGACAGCGTGCTCCTCCTTTACCGTCCTCAGAAGGGAAGATGGTCCCATGCTCGAAATGCAACAGAGTGAACCACTCAGACGCTCGATTCTGCGACTGGTGTGGTGCCAAG CCTGGACACAAGGCCAAGTACCTGACCTGTTCTCAGTGTGGTGCTAGCAATCATCCGTATGCAAACTTCTGTGGAAGCTGTGGTGTGTTTCTGGAAGGTCCACCGCGAGCGTCCACCTCCAGTACGCGACTGAGTGCACGAGACAGCACGCTGGAACCTGAGCAG agtTCATCTACATGTCAGGCTCCTGCAGCAGGTGTGACAGGGTGTGTGGATGCCCAGACCCAGACCACTGGCCTCTTCTACCCCAGCAGTGCTGAGCTGCAAAAGCGGAGCCAGCAAAGAGAGGCGGAGCTTAGCAGACAGGGGCAGATGAGTGACAGGAAGCCTTTGCTCACGGCTATCAGTCCTGGACGAG gtttctGGAGAAAGCAGCTGGATCACATCTGTGCCCACTTGCGCAGTTACACGCAAAACAACAGCGAGTTCAGAGCTCTGATTGGAGAACCGCGGATGGGCAGG CTGATCTCCGCAGTGATCGAAGAAGACAGCTATGAAGTCAGCCTGCGCGTTAACTTCATCTTGGCGTCTCCAGACAGACCCGGG gcatCCCCATCAGCAGACTTGAACAGATCATTGAATGAGAAACTCAACCTCAGCGACGTTACTGAGGGGAGGACCAAACTAACAACCAGCCAGACCAGCCTAAACGCAT TGAGTGAGACCACAACATCTGGACTGAGTGCTAGGAACCGGAAGAAGAGCTCCACTTTAGCCACAGCTGAGCGACAGCCT GACTTCAAAGACAGCCTGTTGCTGAGGGAGGTGGGGCCGGAGGGGCGGGGCCGAATCGCAGTGGTGGAGCAGCTCTTGGATGAG ggtgccaacccatcatgCCTGGACAGCGGCGAGCGCCCACCTTTGGTTGCTGCTGTGCTAAATGGACACCATGATGTCATTCCTATGCTGGTGCAGAAAGGGGCAGATGTCGACCAGCTTTCAGGGCC GTTGAATAACAGCGCCCTGCACGAGGCTGCAGCTTTGGGGACTGAGGGGTTAAGAAGTGCGGAGATCCTTCTCGG ATGCAACGCAAGTTTAAGAATACTGAACAACGTCGGTCAGACGCCGTACAACATGGCTGAGGCTTCAGGCTGCAGCTCGATGCTTTCACTACTAGCGGCTCACACGGGTAAAGGCGGGATCAACACCCGGAGCTCCTCTGGACTCGACACGTTCTCTTAA
- the LOC128518555 gene encoding protein PET117 homolog, mitochondrial, translating into MSTASKVVLGVSVALTVGTVAGVHIKQNWERQRLREGVVRDLERVQRKLDNQRALEEQIHLTRELVAHQEAAEAAGSRQGSL; encoded by the exons ATGTCTACAGCCTCTAAAGTGGTGCTCGGGGTGTCCGTGGCGCTGACTGTGGGCACTGTGGCGGGAGTGCACATAAAGCAGAACTGGGAAAGACAG AGGCTGCGAGAGGGAGTGGTGCGAGACCTGGAGCGTGTGCAGAGGAAGCTTGACAACCAGCGAGCGCTCGAGGAGCAGATACACCTGACCAGAGAGCTCGTGGCACACCAGGAAGCTGCCGAGGCAGCCGGGAGCCGGCAGGGTTCACTCTGA